The nucleotide window GAGGTTGCAATAAAGTGGCTCTAGCGACTGTTTACCAAAAACACAGGACTCTGCGAACACGCAAGTGGACGTATAGGGTCTGACGCCTGCCCGGTGCTGGAAGGTTAAATAGAGGGGTTAGCCGCAAGGCGAAGCTCTGAAATGAAGCCCCAGTAAACGGCGGCCGTAACTATAACGGTCCTAAGGTAGCGAAATTCCTTGTCGGGTAAGTTCCGACCTGCATGAATGGCGTAACGACTGGAGCGCTGTCTCGGGGAGTGACTCAGCGAATTTGTTGTTCCGGTGAAGAAGCCGGGTACCCGCAACTAGACGGAAAGACCCTGTGCACCTTTACTACACCTTGACATTGGGTGTTGGACGGGTATGTGTAGGATAGGTGGGAGGCTGTGAGGCGGGGGCGCTAGTTCCCGCGGAGCCAACGTTGAAATACCACCCTTACTTTTCTGATATTCTAACCCGGTCCTGTCATCCAGGACGGGGACAGTGTCTGGCGGGTAGTTTGACTGGGGCGGTCGCCTCCCAAAAAGTAACGGAGGCGCCCAAAGGTTCCCTCAGGCTGGTCGGTAATCAGCCGTCGAGTGCAAAGGCATAAGGGAGCTTGACTGCGAGACTGACAGGTCGAGCAGAGACGAAAGTCGGGCTTAGTGATCCGGTGGTTCTGTGTGGAAGGGCCATCGCTCAACGGATAAAAGGTACGCCGGGGATAACAGGCTGATCTCCCCCAAGAGTTCACATCGACGGGGAGGTTTGGCACCTCGATGTCGACTCATCGCATCCTGGGGCTGAAGCTGGTCCCAAGGGTTGGGCTGTTCGCCCATTAAAGCGGTACGAGAGTTGGGTTCAGAACGTCGTGAGACAGTTCGGTCCCTATCTGTTGTGGGCGGAGGAGATTTGAGAGGGGCTCTCACTAGTACGAGAGGACTGTGAGGGACGGACCTCTAGTGTGCCGGTTGTCGCGCCAGCGGCATTGCCGGGTAGCTATGTCCGGTAGGGATAACCGCTGAAAGCATCTAAGCGGGAAGCCTGCCTCAAGATGAGATCTCCCGGGGCGCAAGCCCCCTGAAGACCACTCGTAGACCACGAGTTTGATAGGCTGGGTGTGGAAGGGCTGTAAGGCCCGTAGCTAACCAGTACTAATCGGTCGTGCGGCTTAACGTTACGGTGCTCCTGACAGACGTGGTCTTAAAAGAATTGACGATTGAATCATTGTCGATTGTTGGATTGGGAAGGCCGAGACGGCAATTCTCATCAATCGACAATCACGCAATCATTCAATTTCTGAGAAGTTCCCGGTGGCCATGCCGGAGGGGTCACACCCGTTCCCATCCCGAACACGGAAGTTAAGCCCTCCAAGGCCGATGATACTGCTGCCGTGAGGCAGTGGGAAAGTAGGACGCTGCCGGGATTTTTACGAAAGCCCGCTGATCGAAAGGTCAGCGGGCTTTTTGTTTTTCGGCGGTAGGAGACTGCGGTGCGCCAGGGCTCACTCCCGAACCTCTCGGAGGACCCTTCCGCAAGCGGTGTCTTGTCGCCTCACCCTATCACCAGAGGAGCACTGCTGAAATGAACGATCTGGGTGAAGGTTTTTCTTCGGAACAGTCTGCGTCGTCGTCGACTCCCAACCCCTATGATATTCGTATAGTTTCTCGTCGTGATTTCCTACTGACGGGACTTGTGGCGAGCGCCGGGATCTATTTGGGTGCCGGCGAAGCGATCGCCAAGTCTGCGCCTGGTAGGACTCCTGCCGGAAGGTCGTCCGCGCCGGCTCAAGGCATGACCGAGCAGGATCGCGAGTACATGCGGCTTGCGATTCGTCAGATGCGTCAGGCCGGTGTGGTCGACAAAACCGGCGGCCCCTTTGGCGCCGTCATCGTTTGTGACGGCAAAGTCCTTGCCGTAGCCGGCAACAGTGTTGTGCGGGATCATGATCCGTCCGCCCATGCGGAAGTCAACGCGATCCGGGAGGCTTGCCGCCGACTGGGAACGATTGATCTCTCCGGATCGGTTCTCTACAGCAGTTGCGAATGTTGCCCGATGTGCTATGCGACCGCCTATTGGGCTCGAATCAGCAAGATCTACTATGCCGCTGCCTGGACCGACTTCGATGATCTCTTCGACGATGCGAATATCAGCCAGGACATGGCCAAGCCGTATCCTGAGCGTGCGCTCGCTCCGCAGCAAATTCTCCAAGGCGATGCGCAGAAAGTATGGCGGGAATTCAGAAAGATCCCCGATGGGGTGCGCTACTAACTGCGAGGGAAGTTTCGGGGGCGAGAGGGTTTTTGCCTTGTGAAGAGGCGACGGCGCAGGCTGTTAGGGGCGGGGAATCTAAGGCTGCCCAGTCATGAGTCGGCCGTGAGCGTCTTGACAAGAACGGAAGAGGAAGCTGATTCTAGGCACCCAAGGAAAGTCCTAACGCCAATCCATGCACCATCCAGGCTTGCACAAGTCCCACCATTCGTCGCAGGACGGCAAAACGGACTTCATGAAACGCTGCCACCCGATTCTCCGCCCGGGCGGCGTCTTTGTTGTCTTTGATCCCTATCCCGGCGATGGCGAAACTCGCGAAGCGTTTGTCCGACGCTGGTGGACCCACATCCAAGAGACCTGGAAGGACTTGTCTCCCGAGGAACTCACGCTCGTCCATGACCACATCATGGGTTGCGATTTTCCGGAAAGTCCCTCGACCCTGGATGACTTCGCGCACAAGGCTGGTTTGCGAGGGCGGAAACCTTCTGGGCATCGCCGGATGGTTTTTATGCCCTGCGCGCATTCCTTGCGTGATGATGGGGCCCCTGTCTGCGTTAGGCGTGCCGGCTGAAGTCATTGGGGGGAGCTTCTTGGCTGCCACAGATGAAACAGGGAGGTGAGCGTATGCGCCAACTAGCATTGAGTGTGTTGCTGTTTGTCTTGTGGGCGCCATCCGCGTTCGCCGGGCTGTGCAAGGCCGGCAATATCGAGAGTCGGCACAACCGGGAGGCGGAAAACCTCGAACTGGAAAACTTTGCGACCGCTGTGTCGCCGCTGGACGGCACGTCCGACTATATCGGGAGTCGGACCTATAACGCTCACGTCCTCGCCTGCAATCGCAAGCGCGACACCATGGGCAACGAGATTGAGAAAGGCATCAGTGTCGATCATGTCTTTGAGGCTAATCTTGCGCCACGATTGATCAAGGGTCACTACAATTATTTTGGCAATATCGTGACGCAGCAGCGGTATATGTATCGGCTCGAGCGGACGAACGGCAACTGGATCGTTACGATTCCCGCCGAGTTTCACTTTCCGGAGTTGAAGCTGACCAAGTTCCTCGACATTACAATGCCCTTGGCGGAACGTCTGGGAATTGCCGCCACCATTTGTGCGACCACGGTCAAGAGCGGCGGCAAAACGACGCGCGGCCTGGTCCCGAAAAGCGTGAGTAACGGCGTGTGGACTGATGACACATGCCGGGTCGGTCGCGGCGAGAGTTTTACTGCCAACGGCCAAACCAAAGACATCAAAGACTGGTACATGGACTTTTGGAAGGAACTGATTCAAGGCTACTGGAGCCGGCCCGGATTCGAGTTGCGCTTCCAGATCATCAACCGTGATGAGGTCGCCTCGGAAGACCTGGCCGCATATAAAAAAGAGGACGTCATCTGGCATGTGCGCTTGAACATGAACGCCAATGTCGCGCCGCGCTACAAATCCAATCCGCTCTTTTTGCATCCGATCTATTCCGGGATCGATCAGTCCGGCGTGGTCCACGAGTTTGGACATGTGTTGGGGCTCGACGACGAGTATCCCTCCACGGAGTGTGCCCCTCTGGGCGGCACGGACTACATCATGTGCGGTGCGTTCACGTTGGGCGGAGACA belongs to Nitrospirota bacterium and includes:
- a CDS encoding nucleoside deaminase, which translates into the protein MNDLGEGFSSEQSASSSTPNPYDIRIVSRRDFLLTGLVASAGIYLGAGEAIAKSAPGRTPAGRSSAPAQGMTEQDREYMRLAIRQMRQAGVVDKTGGPFGAVIVCDGKVLAVAGNSVVRDHDPSAHAEVNAIREACRRLGTIDLSGSVLYSSCECCPMCYATAYWARISKIYYAAAWTDFDDLFDDANISQDMAKPYPERALAPQQILQGDAQKVWREFRKIPDGVRY